Proteins encoded by one window of Mustela erminea isolate mMusErm1 chromosome 7, mMusErm1.Pri, whole genome shotgun sequence:
- the ETAA1 gene encoding ewing's tumor-associated antigen 1 isoform X3, giving the protein MLGMWIGASAIPCTPSVAKGKSRAKISCTKLKTQNREEELMKLAKQFDKNMEELDVIQEQNKRNRDFIQAISEAETLSNYKDNMQMQLLHNIVPEIDNSIIKKPLKENTKTPMENDQNNSQKPFDQNAEAAFNAIFDGSTQKCSGQFSQDLSDAFLNLSNTTFGKKSTLKEEKIITNESLPDKTPGSLFCQVDTSGITKSCVTSYTEKQEAFRKPLDTFTTSDFEDDWENLLSNEPFAMQNVEMCELFPAPKTAQIADQKGIYNFNNKNDKNKSRMNTSLDTRLKDSKILQDLPSKTQNKELIDFGKYGFSLNPNDKPNKLPPTGNKMKFEKSFSKTVVQDKIQDCAVASNLTEDRHTKFTSNVNTSEKSTLNMGRCNEQKNKSTYNQSFKAPANIDNFGAATLGIETSVYNPNQTNASKLGSFFDDWNDPSFANEIVKACHQLENTWEADDVDDDLLYQACDDIERLTQQQDIRKDSKILESKLEINNSSKHGAKNMFTTSKQESQSVQSKYLNLSSISGHVSFTNSSQLNKQVKMEKEICGNSPSFLGATTNLKIYSKNSDGQINSLHYSWNNTDFPVQVSSTESVRMGNSSLNVNSDHGNTETATYKKKLSTQHLSHRCTTDGAKSDLNRPVRFPKYTFTKMKNSQVLSQFNQNCMSTSISDTKITQGLERNKTASPFCGKTVQQQSSVKCSESLKQPSKEEEEKNKKYSPEEIQRKRQEALVRRMAKAQASSVKAAPT; this is encoded by the exons ATGCTAGGCATGTGGATTGGTGCAAGTGCTATTCCTTGTACTCCTAGTGTAgcaaaaggaaaatcaagagCAAAAATCAGCTGCACAAA gttaAAAACACAAAATCGAGAGGAAGAACTTATGAAATTAGCTAAGCAATTTGATAAAAATATGGAAGAGCTAGATGTGATTcaagagcaaaacaaaagaaatcgtGATTTTATCCAGGCAATTTCAGAAGCAGAGACTTTAagtaattataaagataatatgcAGATGCAGTTATTACATAATATAGTTCCTGAAATAGATAATTCTATAATAAAGAAGCCActgaaagaaaataccaaaacaCCTATGGAAAATGATCAGAATAACAGTCAGAAGCCATTTGACCAAAATGCTGAAGCAGCCTTTAATGCCATTTTTGATGGCTCTACTCAGAAATGTAGTGGACAGTTCAGCCAAGATTTGTCGGATGCTTTTTTGAATCTGAGTAATACCACCTTTGGAAAGAAAAGCActttaaaagaggagaaaatcattACGAATGAAAGTCTGCCAGATAAAACCCCAGGATCACTTTTTTGTCAAGTAGACACTTCTGGAATCACAAAATCATGTGTGACTTCTTATACTGAGAAGCAAGAAGCTTTCCGTAAACCCCTTGACACATTTACTACCAGCGATTTTGAGGATGATTGGGAAAACTTACTAAGTAATGAACCTTTCGCTATGCAAAATGTCGAAATGTGTGAACTTTTCCCTGCTCCTAAAACAGCCCAGATTGCTGATCAAAAgggaatttataattttaacaataaaaatgataaaaataagtcaagaatGAATACAAGTCTAGATACCAGGTTAAAGGATTCAAAAATTTTACAGGATCTCCCTTCAAAGACACAAAACAAGGAATTAATAGATTTTGGAAAATATGGGTTTTCACTAAATCCAAACGATAAACCAAACAAATTACCACccactggaaataaaatgaaatttgagaaATCTTTCAGTAAAACTGTTGTTCAAGACAAAATTCAAGACTGTGCAGTTGCGTCTAACCTGACAGAAGATAGGCACACTAAATTTACTTCTAATGTAAATACTTCTGAAAAGTCAACTTTGAACATGGGACGTTgtaatgaacaaaaaaataagtCCACTTATAATCAGTCTTTTAAAGCACCTGCTAATATAGATAATTTTGGCGCTGCAACTTTGGGCATTGAAACCAGTGTTTATAATCCAAATCAGACTAATGCATCAAAGTTAGGTTCGTTCTTTGATGACTGGAATGATCCATCATTTGCCAATGAAATTGTCAAAGCATGTCATCAATTAGAGAATACCTGGGAAGCAGATGATGTAGATGATGATTTATTATACCAAGCATGTGATGATATTGAAAGACTAACTCAGCAACAAGACATTAGAAAGGACAGCAAGATATTAGAAAGTAAACTTGAGATCAATAATAGTTCCAAACATGGAGCCAAAAACATGTTTACTACATCTAAACAAGAAAGTCAATCAGTGCAATCAAAGTATTTGAACCTGAGCAGCATTTCAGGCCATGTATCTTTCACAAACAGCTCACAAttaaataaacaagtgaaaatggaaaaagaaatttgtggAAATTCTCCAAGCTTTTTAGGTGCTACGACTAATCTAAAAATATACTCTAAGAATTCAGATGGTCAGATCAATAGTCTACATTATTCCTGGAATAACACTGATTTTCCAGTACAAGTGAGTAGTACTGAATCAGTTCGTATGGGAAATTCAAGTTTGAATGTGAATTCAGACCACGGGAATACAGAAACTGCTACTTACAAGAAGAAATTAAGTACTCAGCATTTATCCCATAGGTGCACAACAGATGGAGCGAAGAGTGACCTTAACAGACCAGTTAGATTTCCTAAGTACACatttacaaagatgaaaaattctcaaGTTCTCTCCCAGTTTAATCAAAATTGTATGTCAACCAGTATTTCTGATACCAAAATTACACAGGGtttagagagaaataaaactgccagCCCATTTTGTGGGAAGACTGTTCAACAGCAGTCTTCggtgaaatgttctgaatctTTGAAACAACCTTCAAAAG aggaagaagaaaaaaataaaaagtattctcctgaagaaattcaaagaaaaagacaagaagcaCTGGTTCGAAGAATGGCCAAAGCACAGGCCTCATCTGTAAAGGCAGCTCCCACTTAA
- the ETAA1 gene encoding ewing's tumor-associated antigen 1 isoform X2 yields MLDKTSQEMERYETPKRVLKMDILSSAFSSPNDPDGQNDIFWDQNSPMTKQLGKGRKKQIYTTDSDEISHIVNRIAPQDEKPTTNSMLGMWIGASAIPCTPSVAKGKSRAKISCTKLKTQNREEELMKLAKQFDKNMEELDVIQEQNKRNRDFIQAISEAETLSNYKDNMQMQLLHNIVPEIDNSIIKKPLKENTKTPMENDQNNSQKPFDQNAEAAFNAIFDGSTQKCSGQFSQDLSDAFLNLSNTTFGKKSTLKEEKIITNESLPDKTPGSLFCQVDTSGITKSCVTSYTEKQEAFRKPLDTFTTSDFEDDWENLLSNEPFAMQNVEMCELFPAPKTAQIADQKGIYNFNNKNDKNKSRMNTSLDTRLKDSKILQDLPSKTQNKELIDFGKYGFSLNPNDKPNKLPPTGNKMKFEKSFSKTVVQDKIQDCAVASNLTEDRHTKFTSNVNTSEKSTLNMGRCNEQKNKSTYNQSFKAPANIDNFGAATLGIETSVYNPNQTNASKLGSFFDDWNDPSFANEIVKACHQLENTWEADDVDDDLLYQACDDIERLTQQQDIRKDSKILESKLEINNSSKHGAKNMFTTSKQESQSVQSKYLNLSSISGHVSFTNSSQLNKQVKMEKEICGNSPSFLGATTNLKIYSKNSDGQINSLHYSWNNTDFPVQVSSTESVRMGNSSLNVNSDHGNTETATYKKKLSTQHLSHRCTTDGAKSDLNRPVRFPKYTFTKMKNSQVLSQFNQNCMSTSISDTKITQGLERNKTASPFCGKTVQQQSSVKCSESLKQPSKEEEEKNKKYSPEEIQRKRQEALVRRMAKAQASSVKAAPT; encoded by the exons GatgaaaaaccaacaacaaactCCATGCTAGGCATGTGGATTGGTGCAAGTGCTATTCCTTGTACTCCTAGTGTAgcaaaaggaaaatcaagagCAAAAATCAGCTGCACAAA gttaAAAACACAAAATCGAGAGGAAGAACTTATGAAATTAGCTAAGCAATTTGATAAAAATATGGAAGAGCTAGATGTGATTcaagagcaaaacaaaagaaatcgtGATTTTATCCAGGCAATTTCAGAAGCAGAGACTTTAagtaattataaagataatatgcAGATGCAGTTATTACATAATATAGTTCCTGAAATAGATAATTCTATAATAAAGAAGCCActgaaagaaaataccaaaacaCCTATGGAAAATGATCAGAATAACAGTCAGAAGCCATTTGACCAAAATGCTGAAGCAGCCTTTAATGCCATTTTTGATGGCTCTACTCAGAAATGTAGTGGACAGTTCAGCCAAGATTTGTCGGATGCTTTTTTGAATCTGAGTAATACCACCTTTGGAAAGAAAAGCActttaaaagaggagaaaatcattACGAATGAAAGTCTGCCAGATAAAACCCCAGGATCACTTTTTTGTCAAGTAGACACTTCTGGAATCACAAAATCATGTGTGACTTCTTATACTGAGAAGCAAGAAGCTTTCCGTAAACCCCTTGACACATTTACTACCAGCGATTTTGAGGATGATTGGGAAAACTTACTAAGTAATGAACCTTTCGCTATGCAAAATGTCGAAATGTGTGAACTTTTCCCTGCTCCTAAAACAGCCCAGATTGCTGATCAAAAgggaatttataattttaacaataaaaatgataaaaataagtcaagaatGAATACAAGTCTAGATACCAGGTTAAAGGATTCAAAAATTTTACAGGATCTCCCTTCAAAGACACAAAACAAGGAATTAATAGATTTTGGAAAATATGGGTTTTCACTAAATCCAAACGATAAACCAAACAAATTACCACccactggaaataaaatgaaatttgagaaATCTTTCAGTAAAACTGTTGTTCAAGACAAAATTCAAGACTGTGCAGTTGCGTCTAACCTGACAGAAGATAGGCACACTAAATTTACTTCTAATGTAAATACTTCTGAAAAGTCAACTTTGAACATGGGACGTTgtaatgaacaaaaaaataagtCCACTTATAATCAGTCTTTTAAAGCACCTGCTAATATAGATAATTTTGGCGCTGCAACTTTGGGCATTGAAACCAGTGTTTATAATCCAAATCAGACTAATGCATCAAAGTTAGGTTCGTTCTTTGATGACTGGAATGATCCATCATTTGCCAATGAAATTGTCAAAGCATGTCATCAATTAGAGAATACCTGGGAAGCAGATGATGTAGATGATGATTTATTATACCAAGCATGTGATGATATTGAAAGACTAACTCAGCAACAAGACATTAGAAAGGACAGCAAGATATTAGAAAGTAAACTTGAGATCAATAATAGTTCCAAACATGGAGCCAAAAACATGTTTACTACATCTAAACAAGAAAGTCAATCAGTGCAATCAAAGTATTTGAACCTGAGCAGCATTTCAGGCCATGTATCTTTCACAAACAGCTCACAAttaaataaacaagtgaaaatggaaaaagaaatttgtggAAATTCTCCAAGCTTTTTAGGTGCTACGACTAATCTAAAAATATACTCTAAGAATTCAGATGGTCAGATCAATAGTCTACATTATTCCTGGAATAACACTGATTTTCCAGTACAAGTGAGTAGTACTGAATCAGTTCGTATGGGAAATTCAAGTTTGAATGTGAATTCAGACCACGGGAATACAGAAACTGCTACTTACAAGAAGAAATTAAGTACTCAGCATTTATCCCATAGGTGCACAACAGATGGAGCGAAGAGTGACCTTAACAGACCAGTTAGATTTCCTAAGTACACatttacaaagatgaaaaattctcaaGTTCTCTCCCAGTTTAATCAAAATTGTATGTCAACCAGTATTTCTGATACCAAAATTACACAGGGtttagagagaaataaaactgccagCCCATTTTGTGGGAAGACTGTTCAACAGCAGTCTTCggtgaaatgttctgaatctTTGAAACAACCTTCAAAAG aggaagaagaaaaaaataaaaagtattctcctgaagaaattcaaagaaaaagacaagaagcaCTGGTTCGAAGAATGGCCAAAGCACAGGCCTCATCTGTAAAGGCAGCTCCCACTTAA